In Acidobacteriota bacterium, one genomic interval encodes:
- a CDS encoding FtsX-like permease family protein codes for MGNALFVVSTDARAAATLPTVLRQIVARQRPGQLVDRIENLETLIGSQVALPRLGAWLFGTFASLAVLLSAVGLAATLAWSVAQRRREIGIRMALGAKPADVRALIVRQMLGMSVTGVALGLLAAAGTTRLLAGWLYGVTPRDPVTFAACGALMLSVSALAAYLPARRATSIDPLITLRGD; via the coding sequence ATGGGCAATGCGTTGTTCGTCGTGAGCACGGACGCACGCGCAGCCGCCACACTGCCGACGGTCCTGCGCCAGATCGTGGCGCGTCAGCGGCCAGGCCAACTGGTGGACCGCATCGAAAACCTCGAGACCCTGATCGGGTCGCAGGTGGCCCTGCCGAGACTGGGGGCCTGGCTCTTCGGGACGTTTGCCTCGCTCGCGGTCCTGCTCAGCGCGGTGGGCCTGGCGGCCACGCTCGCGTGGTCGGTGGCACAGCGACGCCGCGAGATCGGCATTCGCATGGCGCTTGGCGCGAAACCCGCCGACGTTCGTGCCCTCATCGTCCGCCAGATGCTGGGCATGTCGGTGACGGGCGTGGCGCTCGGACTCCTGGCTGCGGCTGGCACCACACGACTACTGGCCGGCTGGCTCTACGGCGTCACGCCGCGTGACCCGGTGACGTTTGCCGCGTGCGGCGCCTTGATGCTGTCGGTGTCGGCTCTGGCGGCCTACCTGCCGGCGAGACGGGCAACGAGCATCGACCCACTCATCACGCTGCGGGGCGACTAA